A portion of the Penaeus monodon isolate SGIC_2016 chromosome 28, NSTDA_Pmon_1, whole genome shotgun sequence genome contains these proteins:
- the LOC119591529 gene encoding tumor suppressor candidate 3-like, whose amino-acid sequence MNSVKGILLLLFSFVVAFTLVECKKELILSERVQQLSDAGLKKPVLRFNSDKFRQYVKSTPRNYSVIVMFTALAPSRQCGICRQAHEEFQLVANSWRYSQGYSSKLFFALVDFDEGPDVFQQLRLNSAPVFMHFPAKGKPKKVDTLDIQRVGFAAENIARWVAERTDIQIRVFRPPNYSGLLALVVLLALVVGLLYLRKNNLDFLYNKTTWALGALAFTFAMTSGQMWNHIRGPPFLQKTQAGNIAYIHGSSQGQFIVETYIVAVLNAAVVLGMILMTEAANKRDDVRKRRIYAIIGLGLVAFFFSLSLSIFRSKAHGYPYR is encoded by the exons CTTATCCTCTCCGAGCGAGTACAGCAACTTTCTGATGCTGGCTTAAAGAAGCCTGTATTAAGATTCAACAGTGACAAGTTCCGACAATATGTGAAGAGCACTCCTCGCAATTACTCTGTGATTGTTATGTTCACAGCATTAGCTCCGTCAAGACAATGTGGAATCTGCAG ACAAGCTCACGAGGAGTTCCAGTTGGTGGCTAACTCTTGGCGTTATTCTCAAGGTTATTCCAGCAAGCTGTTCTTTGCTCTTGTTGACTTTGATGAAGGTCCTGATGTCTTCCAGCAG TTACGTCTGAACTCTGCTCCTGTGTTCATGCATTTCCCAGCTAAGGGCAAGCCAAAGAAGGTCGATACTTTAGATATCCAGAGAGTTGGCTTTGCAGCAGAAAATATCGCTCGCTGGGTTGCAGAACGGACAGATATACAG ATACGAGTTTTCCGTCCACCCAACTACTCTGGACTTCTCGCACTGGTTGTGTTATTGGCACTTGTTGTTGGGCTGTTGTACCTGCGGAAGAACAACCTCGACTTCCTCTATAACAAAACTACCTGGGCTCTTGGTGCTCTG GCTTTCACCTTCGCCATGACTTCGGGCCAGATGTGGAACCATATCCGCGGACCTCCCTTCCTCCAGAAAACTCAGGCCGGGAACATTGCCTACATCCACGGGTCTTCACAGGGACAGTTCATCGTTGAAACGTATATTGTGGCTGTACTAA ATGCAGCTGTTGTGTTAGGAATGATTCTCATGACTGAGGCAGCAAACAAGCGAGACGATGTGCGCAAACGGCGCATCTATGCCATCATTGGACTTGGTCTCGtagcatttttcttctctttgtcactCTCAATCTTCCGATCGAAGGCACATGGTTACCCATACAGGTGA